One Haloimpatiens massiliensis genomic region harbors:
- a CDS encoding 4Fe-4S dicluster domain-containing protein: MRRIMINKDLCEGCLNCVLACMAEHNLEDKSIVKLDLENTESESRNHIEIDMYGKKAPIFCRHCDNPECVNTCTTGAMTKDPETGIVSYNEDKCASCFMCVMSCPYGVLKPSNNDKKLIIKCDLCSERETPRCVENCPTGAIYIEEVQ, translated from the coding sequence ATGAGAAGGATAATGATAAATAAGGATTTGTGTGAAGGGTGTCTAAATTGTGTTCTTGCTTGTATGGCAGAACATAATTTAGAAGATAAATCCATAGTAAAATTAGATCTTGAAAATACAGAAAGTGAAAGCAGAAATCATATAGAAATAGATATGTATGGTAAAAAAGCTCCAATATTTTGTAGACATTGTGATAACCCAGAGTGTGTAAATACATGTACTACTGGAGCAATGACAAAAGACCCTGAAACAGGAATAGTTTCTTACAATGAGGATAAATGTGCATCTTGCTTTATGTGTGTTATGAGTTGTCCTTATGGAGTTCTAAAGCCAAGTAATAATGATAAAAAACTTATAATAAAATGTGATTTATGTAGTGAAAGGGAAACACCTAGATGTGTTGAAAATTGTCCTACTGGAGCTATTTATATAGAGGAGGTTCAGTAG
- the aroC gene encoding chorismate synthase: MSGVWGNKIKYSIFGESHGEGIGMVIDGLKSGIELDLDFIKGEMARRAPGKDNLSTTRKEGDNFKILSGFFNGKTTGTPLCVFIENTNKRSNDYDKIKEIIRPSHADYTGKMRYNGFNDYRGGGHFSGRLTAPLMFAGAIAKQILKRKNIIIGSHIKSIKHIEDDYFNDDNLNESTIESLLNQQFPLININKKEIMEEEILKAREEKDSVGGVIECAILNVKPGVGSPFFNSVESTISQLLFSVPGVKGVEFGLGFEITKLNGSEANDELYIEEDIIKTYSNNNGGILGGITNGMPIVFRVAIKPTPSIGRPQRTVDISKMENTILQIEGRHDPCIVKRAVPVIEAVSAMAILELIEEGYNYD; this comes from the coding sequence TTGAGTGGAGTATGGGGGAATAAAATAAAGTATTCTATATTTGGAGAATCCCATGGAGAGGGAATTGGCATGGTTATAGATGGATTGAAGTCGGGTATAGAACTGGATTTGGACTTTATAAAAGGTGAAATGGCAAGAAGAGCTCCAGGAAAAGATAATCTGTCTACCACAAGAAAAGAAGGAGATAATTTTAAAATATTAAGTGGATTTTTTAATGGGAAAACCACAGGCACTCCTTTATGTGTATTTATAGAAAATACCAATAAAAGAAGCAATGACTATGATAAAATCAAAGAAATTATAAGGCCTTCTCATGCTGATTATACAGGGAAAATGAGATATAATGGTTTTAATGATTACAGAGGTGGAGGACATTTTTCTGGAAGACTTACAGCACCGCTTATGTTTGCTGGAGCTATAGCAAAGCAAATTCTCAAAAGGAAAAATATAATAATAGGAAGTCATATAAAAAGTATAAAACATATTGAAGATGATTATTTTAATGATGATAATTTAAATGAATCAACCATAGAATCTCTTTTAAATCAACAATTTCCTTTAATAAATATAAATAAAAAAGAAATTATGGAAGAAGAAATATTAAAGGCTAGAGAAGAAAAAGATTCTGTAGGTGGAGTAATAGAATGTGCTATTTTAAATGTTAAGCCTGGAGTTGGAAGTCCCTTTTTTAACTCTGTAGAAAGTACTATTTCACAGCTTTTATTTTCAGTTCCAGGGGTAAAGGGAGTTGAATTTGGATTAGGCTTTGAAATTACTAAGCTAAATGGATCGGAGGCTAATGACGAACTTTATATAGAAGAAGATATTATTAAGACTTATAGCAATAACAATGGGGGTATACTTGGGGGTATAACAAACGGTATGCCAATTGTATTTAGAGTAGCAATAAAACCAACTCCGTCCATAGGTAGGCCTCAAAGGACGGTAGATATATCTAAAATGGAAAATACCATTTTACAGATAGAAGGAAGACATGACCCATGTATTGTTAAAAGGGCTGTGCCAGTGATAGAGGCGGTGTCTGCCATGGCTATACTTGAGTTGATAGAAGAGGGGTATAATTATGATTAA
- a CDS encoding HAD family hydrolase, whose product MIKLDIPGYKKLEIKNIVFDFNGTIAEDGVLVEGIKERICKLKDLGLDIYVLTADTNGSVAQQCRNLPVNIEIFAKGDALEEKRNIVERLGKDNTIAVGNGRNDADMFKSSILSIAIIGSEGCYSKTLLEADIVVNSPLDAAELLLKPNRVKATLRI is encoded by the coding sequence ATGATTAAATTAGACATACCAGGATATAAGAAATTAGAAATTAAAAATATAGTATTTGATTTTAATGGAACCATAGCAGAAGATGGAGTTTTGGTAGAGGGAATAAAAGAAAGAATTTGCAAATTAAAAGATTTGGGACTAGATATATATGTATTGACTGCAGATACTAATGGTTCTGTAGCACAACAATGCAGAAATCTTCCAGTTAATATAGAGATTTTTGCAAAGGGAGATGCACTAGAGGAAAAAAGGAATATAGTGGAGAGACTTGGAAAGGATAACACCATAGCTGTAGGCAATGGGAGAAATGATGCTGATATGTTTAAAAGCAGCATATTATCTATTGCAATAATAGGTAGCGAGGGATGTTATTCAAAAACATTACTAGAGGCAGACATAGTTGTAAATAGTCCATTAGATGCAGCGGAGCTTTTATTAAAGCCTAATAGAGTTAAAGCTACGTTGAGAATATAA
- a CDS encoding phosphomannomutase/phosphoglucomutase translates to MKGDFLSLQNGNDVRGIALEGMEGEKVNLTSYHTTLIGLSFVTWLKEKTGKTLLNIAIGNDSRLSAYSLKKGIIDGICLTNSSILDCGLASTPAMFMSTIIDEIKADGAIMITASHLPYNRNGLKFFTKNGALEKEDVKEILTLAEEYADSEYASREIINCDTLIGKVNLMDAYSKILVEKIKLATEEEKPLLNTKIVVDAGNGSGGFFVEKVLVPLGADVTGSQFLNPDGTFPNHIPNPEDRDAMLSIKKCVLHNKADLGIIFDTDVDRAAIVDSNGEIINRNRLIALISNIVLKEYPGTTIVTDSVTSDELSLYIESIGGIHHRFKRGYKNVINESIRLNKTGEESHLAIETSGHAALKENYFLDDGAYLIVKILITMAKLIKENKSLHSLINSLEEPLSSKEIRIKIEENNFVEYGTKVLDAFKEFVSNTPGWSIAPNSYEGVRVNCSNSDESGWCLIRMSLHDPVLPINIESKLETGSDKIFEKIQIFLIRFNKLKLNL, encoded by the coding sequence ATGAAAGGCGATTTTTTATCACTACAAAACGGTAACGATGTAAGAGGCATCGCTCTTGAAGGAATGGAAGGAGAAAAGGTTAATTTAACCTCCTATCATACAACACTAATAGGATTAAGCTTTGTAACTTGGCTTAAAGAGAAAACAGGTAAGACTTTGTTAAATATAGCTATTGGAAACGACAGTAGATTGTCTGCATATTCATTAAAAAAAGGTATTATCGATGGTATATGCTTAACTAACTCATCAATATTAGATTGTGGACTTGCTTCAACACCTGCTATGTTCATGAGTACCATAATAGATGAAATCAAAGCTGATGGTGCTATAATGATTACCGCTTCACATCTTCCATATAATAGAAACGGACTTAAATTTTTCACAAAGAATGGCGCTCTTGAAAAAGAAGATGTAAAAGAAATACTGACACTTGCAGAGGAATATGCAGATTCAGAATATGCATCAAGGGAAATAATAAATTGTGATACACTTATAGGTAAAGTTAACCTTATGGATGCCTACTCTAAAATACTTGTAGAAAAAATAAAACTGGCAACAGAAGAGGAGAAGCCTTTACTTAATACAAAGATTGTGGTTGATGCCGGAAATGGCTCAGGAGGTTTCTTCGTTGAAAAGGTACTTGTACCTCTTGGAGCTGATGTAACTGGAAGCCAATTTTTAAATCCAGATGGAACATTTCCAAACCATATCCCAAACCCAGAGGATAGAGATGCAATGCTATCAATTAAAAAATGTGTTCTTCATAATAAAGCTGATCTTGGTATAATATTCGATACTGACGTGGACAGAGCTGCCATTGTTGATTCAAATGGAGAAATAATAAATAGGAACAGGCTTATAGCACTTATATCTAACATAGTACTTAAAGAATATCCCGGAACAACAATAGTTACAGACTCAGTTACCTCAGATGAGTTATCTCTATATATTGAATCCATTGGCGGAATCCATCATAGATTCAAAAGAGGATACAAGAATGTTATAAATGAGTCAATAAGATTAAATAAGACCGGTGAGGAATCTCATCTTGCAATTGAAACAAGTGGTCATGCTGCACTAAAGGAAAATTATTTTCTTGATGATGGGGCATATTTAATAGTGAAAATTCTAATCACTATGGCTAAACTTATAAAAGAAAATAAATCTCTTCACAGTCTTATAAACTCCCTAGAAGAACCACTCTCTTCAAAGGAAATAAGAATTAAAATAGAGGAAAATAATTTTGTTGAATATGGTACAAAAGTGCTTGATGCCTTTAAAGAGTTTGTATCTAATACCCCAGGCTGGAGTATTGCCCCAAACAGTTATGAGGGAGTTCGTGTAAATTGCAGCAACAGTGATGAATCCGGATGGTGCCTTATAAGAATGTCCCTTCATGATCCTGTACTTCCAATTAATATTGAATCTAAGCTTGAAACTGGCTCAGATAAAATATTTGAAAAAATCCAGATATTTTTAATTAGATTTAATAAACTTAAATTAAACTTATAA
- a CDS encoding YitT family protein produces the protein MENHISKDKSEILKDYFLITIGGFLMALSVNMFLKRYTLAPGGITGFSVVMNKLLGIPIDFVYFGVSIPLLILGIKVLGKSFGIKTLYVTVISPLFIRIIPEINLFDNIILSAILGGILVGAGIGIALIRNCTTGGTDLAAALLNKMIPKIKIPIFLFMLDGLVVISSGVVSHDFKNAIYSMLSLLVIIKIIDFMLKKFSRK, from the coding sequence ATGGAAAATCATATATCAAAAGACAAATCAGAAATCCTTAAGGATTATTTTTTAATAACTATAGGAGGGTTTTTAATGGCCCTTTCAGTAAATATGTTTTTAAAAAGATATACATTGGCTCCAGGAGGAATAACAGGATTTTCAGTAGTAATGAATAAGCTTCTTGGAATTCCAATAGATTTTGTTTATTTTGGAGTAAGCATACCACTTCTTATTTTAGGAATAAAGGTTTTGGGTAAGTCATTTGGTATAAAGACATTATATGTTACTGTTATAAGTCCATTGTTTATTAGGATAATTCCAGAGATAAATTTATTTGATAATATAATTCTATCAGCAATATTAGGAGGAATTCTTGTAGGTGCGGGAATTGGAATTGCATTGATTAGAAACTGTACAACAGGTGGAACTGATTTAGCAGCGGCCTTATTAAATAAAATGATTCCAAAAATAAAGATACCTATTTTTTTATTTATGCTGGATGGACTTGTAGTAATAAGCTCAGGAGTTGTAAGTCATGATTTTAAAAATGCTATTTACTCAATGCTATCTCTATTAGTAATAATAAAGATTATTGATTTTATGTTAAAGAAGTTTTCAAGAAAGTAG
- the cooS gene encoding anaerobic carbon-monoxide dehydrogenase catalytic subunit — protein MSSCGNCKTCASADKVLEGFISKMDLETSHHRVETQKIKCGFGQQGVCCRLCANGPCRVTPKAPRGVCGANADTIVARNFLRAVAAGAGCYLHIVENTARNLKALGESKGKIKGEAALNRLAEMFQINENDMHKKAILVGEAVLRDLYKPRYEKMEIVEKMAYKPRFQNWKKLNILPGGAKSEVFDAVVKTSTNLNSDPVEMLLHCLNLGISTGLYGLTLTNLLNDVMLGEPVIRPAKVGFKVIDKDYINIMITGHQHSIISHLQDRLIEEDVVEMAKKVGAKGFRLVGCTCVGQDLQLRGEHYKEVFSGHAGNNFTSEALIATGAIDVVVSEFNCTLPGIEPICEELKVKNICLDDVAKKANAEYVEYSFEEREKISEYIIEESMKSYKERCGKVKINIPMNHGCDDVITGVSEISLKNFLGGTWKPLLDLIASGKIKGVAGVVGCSNLTAMGHDVFTVELTKELIKRDIIVLSAGCSSGGLENVGLMSPSASKLAGDNLREVCESLGIPPVLNFGPCLAIGRLEIVATELAKELRIDIPQLPLVLSAPQWLEEQALADGAFGLALGLPLHLAISPFIGGSKVVTKVLTEDLKELTGGQLIIEDDVKAAADKLEAIVIDRRKKLGLK, from the coding sequence ATGTCATCATGTGGAAATTGTAAAACTTGTGCATCAGCAGATAAGGTATTGGAAGGATTTATATCAAAAATGGATTTGGAGACTTCACACCACAGGGTAGAAACTCAAAAAATTAAGTGTGGATTTGGACAACAAGGAGTTTGCTGTAGATTATGTGCTAATGGACCTTGTAGGGTTACACCGAAAGCACCAAGAGGAGTGTGTGGAGCCAATGCAGACACTATAGTAGCTAGAAACTTTTTAAGAGCAGTGGCAGCTGGAGCTGGATGTTATCTTCATATAGTAGAAAACACTGCAAGAAATTTAAAAGCTTTAGGTGAATCTAAAGGAAAAATAAAAGGAGAAGCAGCCTTAAATAGATTAGCTGAAATGTTCCAGATAAATGAAAATGACATGCATAAAAAAGCTATTTTGGTTGGAGAAGCAGTTTTAAGAGATTTATACAAGCCAAGATATGAAAAAATGGAGATAGTAGAAAAGATGGCTTATAAACCAAGGTTTCAAAACTGGAAGAAGCTTAACATACTTCCTGGAGGAGCAAAATCAGAGGTATTCGATGCAGTAGTAAAGACTTCTACAAACTTAAACAGCGACCCAGTAGAAATGCTTTTACATTGTTTAAACTTAGGCATATCTACTGGACTTTATGGGCTTACACTTACTAATCTTTTAAATGATGTTATGCTTGGAGAGCCAGTTATAAGACCGGCCAAGGTTGGATTTAAGGTGATAGATAAGGATTATATAAATATAATGATAACAGGTCATCAACACTCAATAATATCTCATCTTCAAGATAGATTAATAGAAGAAGATGTGGTGGAGATGGCTAAAAAAGTAGGAGCTAAGGGCTTTAGATTAGTAGGATGTACTTGTGTAGGACAGGATTTACAGTTAAGAGGAGAACATTACAAAGAAGTATTCTCAGGTCATGCAGGAAATAATTTTACTAGTGAAGCATTAATAGCTACTGGTGCCATAGATGTTGTAGTGTCAGAGTTTAATTGTACACTTCCAGGTATTGAGCCTATATGTGAAGAGCTAAAGGTTAAAAATATTTGTTTGGATGATGTAGCTAAGAAAGCTAATGCAGAATATGTAGAGTATTCCTTTGAAGAAAGAGAGAAAATCAGCGAATATATCATAGAAGAATCTATGAAAAGTTATAAAGAAAGATGTGGAAAAGTTAAAATAAATATACCAATGAATCATGGATGCGATGATGTTATAACAGGGGTAAGTGAGATTTCTCTTAAAAATTTCTTAGGTGGAACATGGAAGCCACTACTAGACTTAATAGCCTCTGGCAAAATCAAGGGGGTAGCTGGAGTAGTTGGATGTTCTAACTTAACAGCCATGGGGCATGATGTGTTTACAGTAGAGCTAACTAAGGAACTTATAAAGAGAGATATTATAGTGCTTTCAGCAGGATGTTCTAGCGGAGGACTTGAAAATGTAGGACTTATGTCACCATCAGCTTCAAAACTTGCTGGAGATAATTTGAGAGAAGTATGTGAAAGTTTAGGAATTCCACCAGTTTTGAATTTTGGGCCATGTCTTGCTATAGGAAGACTTGAAATTGTAGCTACAGAGCTTGCTAAGGAATTAAGAATAGACATTCCACAGCTTCCATTAGTATTATCAGCACCACAGTGGTTAGAAGAACAAGCTTTAGCAGATGGAGCTTTTGGTTTAGCACTTGGCTTGCCACTACATCTTGCTATATCACCATTTATAGGAGGAAGTAAGGTAGTAACTAAGGTATTAACAGAAGATCTTAAAGAATTAACAGGAGGACAATTAATCATAGAGGATGATGTTAAAGCAGCTGCAGATAAATTAGAAGCTATAGTTATTGATAGAAGAAAAAAATTAGGGCTTAAATAA
- a CDS encoding thioredoxin family protein, whose amino-acid sequence MIIKVLGSGCCNCKNLEENTRKAVEQLGIEATIEKVKDIKEIMSYGVMKTPALVVDGKVKIMGRVPSAEEIKKYL is encoded by the coding sequence ATGATAATTAAGGTTTTAGGTTCAGGATGTTGTAATTGCAAAAATTTAGAAGAGAATACAAGAAAGGCAGTGGAACAGTTAGGAATTGAAGCAACTATTGAAAAAGTAAAAGATATTAAGGAAATAATGTCTTATGGAGTAATGAAAACTCCTGCTCTTGTAGTGGATGGAAAGGTAAAAATAATGGGAAGAGTTCCATCAGCAGAGGAGATAAAAAAATATTTATAA
- the aroA gene encoding 3-phosphoshikimate 1-carboxyvinyltransferase, producing the protein MSSVKIIPKKLKGTIEIPPSKSIAHRVIIAAGLAEGESIIENIEYSKDILATIDGMKSFGVKIEDISNEVEIEDINSSGKRTLRINGIKNIKIQKEIIDCIESGSTLRFLIPIALLQGEKKITFIGEGKLPERPLDEYYSIFNKQNIFYKNVQGKLPLKVKGSLRPGVFYVKGNISSQFITGLMFALPLLKEDSKIIITSKLESKSYVDLTIDVLKKFGVEIENNRYKEFYIKGNQKYKRREYKVEGDFSQAAFWLIGGLIGEGIKCKNLDINSLQGDKEILNIIRKIGGNLNINEGSIEVISKLIRKRTKEANNETSNGECLKDEELIKDEELIIDVSQIPDLVPILAVASTFRYGVTKIINAHRVRIKECDRLHAIACELNKIGGNIQELQDGLVINGGSKLKGGEVESWDDHRIAMALGIASILCQEPLVIKNSEVVRKSYPGFWEDFKKLGGDVLEWSMGE; encoded by the coding sequence ATGTCTAGTGTTAAAATTATACCTAAGAAGTTAAAAGGAACTATAGAAATTCCACCTTCTAAAAGTATAGCTCATAGAGTTATAATAGCTGCAGGGCTGGCAGAAGGTGAAAGCATTATAGAAAATATAGAGTATTCCAAAGACATACTGGCTACCATAGATGGAATGAAAAGTTTTGGAGTTAAAATAGAAGATATAAGTAATGAAGTTGAAATAGAAGATATAAATAGTAGTGGGAAAAGAACCTTAAGGATAAATGGAATTAAAAATATAAAAATACAAAAGGAAATTATAGACTGCATAGAGTCTGGTTCCACTCTTAGATTTTTAATCCCCATAGCTTTGCTTCAAGGGGAGAAAAAAATTACTTTTATTGGAGAAGGAAAACTCCCAGAAAGACCTTTAGATGAGTACTACAGCATTTTTAATAAGCAAAATATATTTTACAAAAATGTTCAGGGAAAGCTTCCCTTAAAGGTAAAAGGAAGTCTAAGACCTGGAGTGTTTTACGTTAAAGGAAATATAAGTTCTCAGTTTATTACAGGGTTAATGTTTGCACTTCCATTGTTAAAGGAAGATTCAAAAATAATCATAACATCTAAGCTAGAATCCAAGTCTTATGTAGACTTGACCATAGATGTGTTAAAAAAGTTTGGTGTAGAAATAGAGAATAATAGGTACAAAGAATTTTATATAAAGGGAAATCAGAAATATAAAAGAAGAGAATATAAAGTTGAAGGTGACTTTTCCCAAGCTGCCTTTTGGCTTATAGGCGGCTTAATTGGTGAGGGCATTAAATGCAAAAATTTAGATATAAATTCTCTTCAAGGAGATAAAGAAATATTGAATATTATAAGAAAAATAGGTGGGAATTTAAATATAAATGAAGGCTCTATAGAGGTAATCTCAAAATTAATTAGGAAAAGAACGAAAGAAGCTAATAATGAAACTTCAAATGGAGAATGTCTAAAAGACGAAGAATTAATTAAAGATGAAGAATTGATTATAGATGTTTCACAAATTCCAGATTTAGTTCCTATTCTTGCAGTAGCTAGCACCTTCAGATATGGAGTTACCAAAATTATAAATGCTCACAGGGTTAGAATAAAAGAATGTGACAGATTGCATGCTATAGCTTGTGAATTAAATAAAATTGGAGGAAACATTCAGGAGCTTCAGGATGGCTTAGTTATAAATGGAGGCAGTAAATTAAAAGGCGGAGAAGTTGAAAGCTGGGACGATCATAGAATAGCTATGGCTTTAGGCATAGCATCTATCCTGTGTCAGGAGCCTTTGGTAATAAAAAATAGTGAAGTTGTGCGAAAATCCTATCCAGGTTTCTGGGAGGATTTTAAAAAATTAGGTGGTGATGTACTTGAGTGGAGTATGGGGGAATAA
- a CDS encoding ArsR/SmtB family transcription factor, protein MNFDDFTINVLKAMAHPVRYKIIKFLYEGPKCVCKLNEEFEFSQANLSQHLRILKDAGILKSEKVGLETHYSLYNEDIKDILQSVEKYVQKLLDSVKK, encoded by the coding sequence TTGAATTTTGATGATTTTACAATAAATGTGCTTAAAGCTATGGCACATCCAGTTAGATATAAAATAATAAAATTTCTTTATGAAGGACCTAAATGTGTTTGCAAATTAAATGAAGAGTTTGAGTTTAGTCAAGCAAATCTTTCACAACACCTTAGAATTTTAAAGGACGCGGGAATACTAAAAAGTGAAAAGGTTGGGTTGGAGACACATTATAGTTTGTATAATGAGGATATAAAGGATATATTACAAAGTGTGGAAAAATACGTTCAAAAACTTTTAGATAGTGTAAAGAAGTAA
- a CDS encoding relA/spoT family protein, protein MALQMFEFIDEVVEILDTWRDDLENVANYIEKYLEQMIVDDSDGYLNISSRVKSSSSLKEKILRNNYYKKYSHPEELFDNLSDLIGVRIECRFIEDENKMYKLIKKSFNMVHADGLYYNVSNPNIRLDLRGKQPQTQKNGCEIYRIDGIYEIGNKKINFELQIKSLVDIFWGEIEHKIIYKNYNYMLADKFMKEIMDSIRKNLSMIDNQLLILYNQFNKANSVDAAVRKHQMEMMLSKIIYDIFSSKIKNDIGFIMDFRKSCDIIMEYIFRTNNAEHLDDYNKTLLKTLNRLNDISKDETEFDSKITFERDIEFRDEFSSILGEAILSNINSDFNWNLFFRMLFQIELGNNAEDFETFINFLKDRFGNKKMFMKLYNSFKEEEADNIRQRVIMEIASSFKEINSIEFIYEEKIENVNKITTYMVKVICKNINSYEQWEKTEEVFMKLLRLKIFGEFGYEIEIKDIWRLIDKFKECCNNIKASKELLSYVNELEKSSEIKKEEVLNVIQSL, encoded by the coding sequence ATGGCGTTGCAGATGTTTGAATTTATAGATGAAGTTGTAGAGATTTTAGATACATGGAGAGATGATTTAGAAAATGTAGCAAATTATATAGAAAAATACTTAGAACAGATGATAGTAGATGATAGTGATGGATATTTAAATATAAGTTCAAGGGTGAAATCTTCATCAAGTTTAAAAGAAAAGATACTTAGAAACAATTATTATAAAAAATATAGCCATCCGGAAGAATTATTTGATAATCTATCAGATTTAATAGGAGTTAGAATTGAATGCAGGTTTATAGAAGATGAAAATAAAATGTATAAGCTCATAAAGAAAAGCTTTAATATGGTTCATGCGGATGGACTTTATTACAATGTTTCAAATCCTAATATAAGATTAGATTTAAGAGGAAAGCAACCTCAAACACAAAAAAATGGCTGTGAAATATATAGAATAGATGGTATATATGAAATTGGAAATAAAAAGATTAACTTTGAGCTTCAAATAAAATCATTGGTAGATATATTTTGGGGTGAAATAGAACATAAAATTATATATAAAAATTATAATTATATGTTAGCAGATAAGTTTATGAAAGAAATTATGGATTCTATAAGAAAAAATCTTTCAATGATAGATAATCAGCTTCTTATACTATATAATCAGTTTAATAAAGCAAATTCTGTAGATGCTGCTGTTCGGAAACATCAAATGGAAATGATGCTTTCTAAAATAATTTATGATATTTTCTCATCTAAAATAAAAAATGATATTGGTTTTATAATGGATTTTAGAAAATCCTGCGATATAATAATGGAATATATATTTAGAACAAATAATGCTGAACATTTAGATGATTACAATAAAACATTACTAAAAACACTAAATAGGTTAAATGATATTAGCAAAGATGAAACAGAGTTTGATAGCAAAATTACTTTTGAGAGGGATATAGAATTTAGAGATGAATTTTCAAGTATACTAGGAGAGGCTATATTAAGTAATATAAATTCTGATTTTAACTGGAATTTATTTTTTAGAATGTTATTCCAAATTGAATTAGGAAACAATGCAGAAGATTTTGAGACCTTTATAAATTTCCTCAAAGATAGGTTTGGAAATAAGAAGATGTTTATGAAGTTATACAATTCTTTTAAAGAAGAAGAGGCTGATAATATAAGACAAAGAGTGATTATGGAAATAGCAAGTAGTTTTAAAGAAATAAATTCTATAGAATTTATATATGAAGAAAAAATAGAGAACGTAAATAAAATAACAACGTATATGGTAAAAGTAATATGTAAAAATATAAACTCCTATGAGCAATGGGAAAAAACAGAAGAAGTATTTATGAAACTTTTAAGATTGAAGATATTTGGTGAATTTGGTTATGAAATAGAAATAAAAGATATTTGGAGATTAATCGATAAATTTAAAGAATGCTGCAATAATATAAAAGCAAGTAAAGAACTTTTAAGTTATGTAAATGAATTGGAAAAGTCTAGTGAAATAAAAAAAGAAGAAGTTCTAAATGTTATTCAATCATTATAA
- a CDS encoding permease, whose protein sequence is MGIIGQIFSFLNAQLLKMTWLYELVRLLVEKVFGLSIKERLGGSVHFFIYDTIKIFILLSVLIFIISYIQSYFPPERTKKILGNIKGIKGNIFGALLGTITPFCSCSSIPIFIGFTSAGLPLGITFSFLISSPLVDLGSLMILMSFFGAKIAIAYVVVGLVLAVVGGTIIDKLGMEKYIEGYVREIENVDAEIVELSRMERISYAKGQVSDIIHKVWLYVFIGVGIGAAIHNWIPQSVIENVIGSKNPFAVILATVVGIPMYADIFGTIPIAEALFAKGVGIGTILSFMMAVTALSLPSMVMLSKVVKRKLLYVFVTIVAIGIILIGYSFNLYSYIFM, encoded by the coding sequence ATGGGAATAATAGGTCAAATATTTAGTTTTCTTAACGCTCAACTTTTGAAAATGACTTGGCTTTATGAACTTGTAAGATTGCTTGTGGAAAAAGTATTTGGATTGTCCATAAAAGAAAGATTAGGTGGCAGTGTACACTTTTTCATATATGATACTATAAAGATTTTCATATTGCTTTCAGTTTTAATATTTATTATATCCTATATCCAAAGTTATTTCCCACCAGAAAGAACAAAGAAAATATTGGGTAATATCAAAGGGATTAAAGGAAATATATTTGGAGCACTTTTGGGAACCATAACTCCATTTTGTAGCTGTTCAAGTATACCTATATTTATAGGCTTTACATCAGCAGGGCTTCCACTTGGAATAACTTTTTCATTTTTAATATCTTCACCATTAGTTGATTTAGGCTCACTTATGATACTTATGTCATTCTTTGGAGCTAAAATAGCCATAGCATACGTAGTGGTGGGGCTTGTACTGGCAGTTGTAGGTGGAACAATTATCGATAAATTAGGTATGGAAAAGTATATAGAAGGTTATGTAAGAGAAATAGAAAACGTAGATGCAGAAATAGTTGAACTAAGCAGAATGGAAAGAATATCTTATGCTAAAGGGCAAGTTTCAGATATAATTCATAAAGTTTGGCTATATGTTTTTATTGGAGTAGGTATTGGGGCTGCAATTCACAACTGGATACCACAATCTGTAATAGAAAATGTAATTGGAAGTAAGAATCCATTTGCAGTAATACTTGCTACAGTTGTTGGAATTCCAATGTATGCGGATATATTTGGAACCATTCCAATAGCAGAAGCGTTATTTGCTAAAGGTGTAGGCATAGGAACTATATTGTCATTCATGATGGCGGTAACAGCACTTTCACTACCATCAATGGTTATGCTTAGCAAAGTTGTAAAGCGTAAATTATTGTATGTGTTTGTAACAATAGTAGCTATAGGAATAATACTAATAGGATATTCATTTAATTTATACTCATATATTTTTATGTAA